One Calditrichia bacterium DNA window includes the following coding sequences:
- a CDS encoding TOBE domain-containing protein — MNRVPAEIINIETADAISLVDLVAFGDTFSCVLIETPETAPYLRIGNRVSLVFKETEIAIAKNFSGQISLRNRFAATIRAIENGVVLSKITMDFHGISIISIITARSAATLNLQPGDAVTGLVKANEIAIFADDGGAI; from the coding sequence ATGAATCGCGTACCCGCAGAAATTATCAATATTGAAACCGCAGATGCTATTTCGCTGGTCGATCTGGTTGCATTCGGCGACACATTTTCCTGCGTGCTGATCGAAACGCCGGAAACCGCGCCGTATTTGCGGATCGGAAATCGCGTATCGCTGGTGTTTAAAGAAACGGAAATCGCCATCGCGAAAAATTTTTCCGGTCAGATCAGTTTGCGGAATCGCTTTGCGGCGACCATCCGCGCTATCGAAAACGGCGTGGTGCTCAGCAAAATTACGATGGATTTTCACGGCATTTCGATCATTTCGATCATCACCGCCCGATCCGCTGCAACACTCAACCTGCAACCCGGCGACGCCGTTACCGGATTGGTGAAAGCCAACGAAATCGCCATTTTCGCCGATGACGGGGGGGCAATTTGA
- the modA gene encoding molybdate ABC transporter substrate-binding protein, giving the protein MALIAGCGDSENSAQQSLTVAVSANFQAPFEKLAAAYRDSTGKSVQPIVSSSGKLTTQIRNGAPFDLFFSADTGYPNQLFRDGLAVRQPQIYASGKLVIWFSAAHHGPLDMSALTDLSLKAIAVANPQIAPYGAAAVTALENAGIYNDIEPRLVFGRNVAQVNQYLRSGAADAAITAQSAVVGSDVPTAQWAFVDSTLYQPIAQSAAIIANRPPQLQAAAAHFLDFLNSPVARSIFHHYGYQLP; this is encoded by the coding sequence GTGGCTTTAATTGCCGGATGCGGCGACAGTGAAAACAGCGCGCAGCAATCGCTGACGGTTGCGGTGTCCGCAAATTTTCAGGCGCCATTCGAAAAACTGGCGGCAGCCTACCGGGACAGCACCGGTAAATCCGTGCAGCCGATTGTCAGTTCGTCCGGCAAGTTGACCACCCAAATCCGCAACGGTGCACCGTTCGATCTGTTTTTTTCGGCGGATACGGGATATCCCAACCAACTGTTCCGGGATGGATTGGCAGTGCGCCAACCGCAAATTTACGCATCCGGCAAACTGGTGATCTGGTTTTCAGCTGCGCACCACGGACCGTTGGACATGTCTGCGCTGACAGATCTATCGCTGAAAGCGATTGCCGTTGCCAATCCCCAAATTGCACCGTATGGCGCGGCGGCAGTTACCGCGCTAGAAAATGCCGGTATATATAATGATATTGAACCGAGACTGGTTTTCGGAAGAAACGTGGCGCAGGTGAACCAATATTTGCGCAGCGGCGCGGCAGATGCGGCGATCACCGCTCAATCCGCTGTGGTTGGCAGCGATGTTCCCACAGCACAATGGGCATTTGTGGACAGCACGCTCTACCAACCGATTGCCCAGTCAGCGGCGATCATCGCCAATCGACCGCCGCAATTGCAGGCTGCCGCCGCACATTTTCTGGATTTTTTGAACAGTCCGGTTGCCCGGAGTATTTTCCACCATTACGGATACCAATTGCCATGA
- a CDS encoding isoprenylcysteine carboxylmethyltransferase family protein has product MKNSKLTSFSLVILQFLFVGIIAFSGPVIPSKLMWALLFWSGIGLGIWAILTMKIGNFNIIPDVKNNGKMVISGPYRHIRHPMYSALLLSTLAEIGNAFSPLRLTMWMLLFIILLFKLHYEERLLFAHFPEYPAYAARTKRLFPFLI; this is encoded by the coding sequence ATGAAAAATAGCAAATTAACATCCTTTTCGCTGGTCATACTCCAGTTTTTGTTTGTCGGTATAATTGCATTCAGCGGGCCTGTTATTCCTTCCAAATTGATGTGGGCGCTGCTCTTTTGGAGCGGGATCGGTTTGGGTATCTGGGCAATTTTGACGATGAAAATCGGCAATTTCAATATTATTCCGGATGTGAAAAATAATGGAAAAATGGTCATCTCCGGTCCGTATCGCCACATTCGACACCCGATGTATTCCGCTCTGCTACTGAGCACCTTGGCGGAAATTGGCAATGCTTTTTCACCACTACGTCTGACGATGTGGATGCTGCTTTTCATCATTTTATTATTCAAATTGCATTATGAAGAGCGACTCCTTTTTGCCCATTTCCCGGAATATCCGGCATATGCAGCGCGAACCAAACGGCTGTTTCCATTTTTGATTTGA
- the modB gene encoding molybdate ABC transporter permease subunit, which translates to MNLDWQPLALTFQLAGITTAVLLLIGIPLGYLLASWENRWKYVLQTLVSMPLVLPPTVLGFYLLLAFSPTGAFGQFLENTFDLRLVFSFEGLVIASIIYSLPFMVNPIQAGFQSLPASLAEASVSLGKSRLETFWKVLLPNIKPSLLIGTVLSFAHTVGEFGVILMIGGSIPGETRVAAIAIYDEVEALNYATAHTYAAILLGITFAILLTVYLVNRKLLKAF; encoded by the coding sequence TTGAACCTCGACTGGCAACCGTTGGCGCTCACATTTCAACTGGCGGGCATCACCACTGCGGTGCTGCTGCTGATCGGGATTCCGCTGGGTTACCTGCTGGCGAGTTGGGAAAATCGCTGGAAATACGTACTGCAAACGCTGGTGAGCATGCCGCTGGTATTGCCGCCAACCGTACTCGGTTTTTACCTGCTGCTGGCGTTCAGTCCCACCGGCGCGTTCGGGCAATTTCTGGAAAATACATTCGACCTGAGATTGGTGTTCTCGTTCGAAGGGCTGGTGATCGCTTCCATTATCTACAGTCTGCCGTTTATGGTCAATCCCATCCAGGCAGGATTCCAGAGTTTACCGGCATCGCTGGCGGAAGCGTCTGTTTCGTTGGGAAAATCTCGGTTGGAAACATTTTGGAAGGTGTTGCTGCCAAACATCAAACCGTCCCTGCTGATCGGCACGGTGCTCAGTTTCGCGCACACGGTCGGCGAATTCGGGGTGATTTTGATGATCGGCGGCAGCATTCCCGGCGAAACACGGGTTGCCGCCATCGCCATTTACGACGAAGTTGAAGCGCTAAATTATGCCACAGCACATACTTACGCGGCAATCTTATTGGGAATTACGTTCGCCATTTTGTTAACGGTGTATTTGGTCAATCGAAAATTATTGAAAGCGTTTTAG
- a CDS encoding TIGR01458 family HAD-type hydrolase: protein MANRKRKRQPGVQPAAIDAEKIQPDHAQPEQPATPIRGFLIDIDGVLCIENQIIRGAIEALEYLRRENIPFLLATNTTRKSRYSLVNNLKRMGFKIEVDQIYSAPYAASCWLHAQKAASVCLLTSGDTHREFKDFRITTAKPDYLVIGDLGEDLTYNKINQAFRHVMGGAKMLAMQKNRYWRRSDGLSIDTGAIVAALEYATGQTAALVGKPSPAFYEQAVNLLNLPKENVAMIGDDWESDIEGSIAAGLQGIAVKTGKLSDDSTEKHKNAAAIWLDSIGELPDWLSARSGNK, encoded by the coding sequence ATGGCTAATCGCAAACGCAAACGGCAACCTGGCGTGCAACCGGCCGCAATCGATGCGGAAAAGATTCAGCCGGATCATGCACAGCCGGAACAGCCGGCAACCCCAATCCGGGGATTTTTAATCGATATCGACGGTGTGTTGTGTATTGAAAACCAGATCATTCGTGGCGCAATCGAAGCGCTGGAATATCTGCGTCGCGAAAATATCCCGTTTTTACTGGCGACCAACACCACCCGGAAAAGCCGCTATTCGTTGGTGAACAATCTCAAACGGATGGGGTTTAAAATTGAAGTGGACCAGATCTACTCGGCGCCGTATGCGGCATCGTGCTGGCTGCATGCCCAAAAAGCAGCATCCGTTTGCCTGCTTACCAGCGGCGATACCCACCGGGAATTCAAGGATTTCAGAATCACAACCGCGAAACCGGACTATCTGGTTATTGGCGATCTGGGCGAAGATTTAACATACAACAAAATCAACCAGGCGTTTCGACATGTGATGGGCGGCGCCAAAATGCTGGCGATGCAGAAAAATCGCTACTGGCGGCGCAGCGACGGTTTGTCGATCGACACCGGTGCGATCGTTGCCGCGCTGGAATACGCCACCGGACAAACCGCCGCGCTGGTCGGGAAGCCGAGCCCGGCGTTTTACGAACAGGCGGTAAATTTACTCAACTTACCCAAAGAAAATGTTGCGATGATCGGCGATGACTGGGAATCGGATATCGAAGGCAGCATTGCCGCCGGATTGCAGGGCATTGCCGTAAAAACCGGGAAATTGAGCGACGATTCTACGGAGAAACACAAAAACGCAGCCGCCATCTGGCTGGATTCCATCGGCGAATTGCCGGATTGGTTGTCTGCCCGGTCGGGCAATAAATAA
- a CDS encoding geranylgeranylglyceryl/heptaprenylglyceryl phosphate synthase: MKTRPSALSANTYQKLLNTADRNGCGFILLLDPDKISADALPDLMGNAIDAGVDAFFVGGSLLHGGDFDETIRRMKSAAGDHPVVIFPGSLFQISRHADAILFISLISGRNPEHLIGNQAVASPVIFNMGLEAISCGYMLIESGTLTSASFVSNSMPIPRAKPGIALAHALAAQYMGMKMVYLEAGSGAQQTVPEEMIALVSAHLEIPVIAGGGIRTPEMAQKKAAAGARFVVVGNFFEEKNSLSQLRDFADAIHSAR; the protein is encoded by the coding sequence ATGAAAACCAGACCTTCGGCGCTATCCGCCAACACCTACCAAAAATTATTGAACACAGCAGATCGCAACGGCTGCGGGTTTATTTTGCTGCTGGACCCGGACAAAATCAGCGCGGATGCGTTGCCGGATTTGATGGGAAACGCCATCGACGCCGGTGTGGATGCCTTTTTTGTGGGCGGCAGCCTGCTCCACGGCGGCGATTTTGATGAAACCATCCGCCGGATGAAATCGGCAGCTGGCGATCATCCGGTGGTCATTTTTCCCGGCAGCCTTTTCCAGATTTCCCGGCATGCGGACGCAATCCTGTTTATTTCGCTGATCAGCGGACGCAACCCGGAGCACCTCATCGGTAATCAGGCAGTTGCCTCGCCGGTAATTTTCAACATGGGACTGGAGGCGATTTCCTGCGGCTACATGCTCATCGAATCGGGCACGCTCACCAGCGCTTCGTTTGTGAGCAACTCCATGCCAATTCCCCGCGCCAAACCGGGCATCGCGCTGGCGCATGCGCTGGCTGCACAATATATGGGCATGAAAATGGTGTATCTGGAAGCGGGCAGCGGCGCCCAGCAAACCGTTCCGGAGGAGATGATTGCGCTGGTTTCCGCACATCTGGAAATCCCCGTGATCGCCGGTGGCGGCATCCGCACGCCTGAAATGGCGCAGAAAAAAGCCGCAGCCGGTGCCAGATTTGTGGTGGTGGGTAATTTTTTTGAGGAGAAAAACAGCCTGTCGCAACTCCGCGATTTCGCCGATGCGATTCATTCCGCGCGCTAA
- a CDS encoding Na+/H+ antiporter NhaC family protein — translation MLLRHHVRRLVTICIVALFTAVISTTAAAQETTFDAKLPRIALADIAFTVEIQPALTAYFNSDSAGIPYQISLSDGTVLASGNAQLLPDAPGNISIADVIIPESGAKKLQIRFGDSVQEKSLRVLPPVLSILPPLLAIVLALVTRQVIVALFFGVWLGVTFVYDFSVFSGFLHTLDEYIVNAVANPDHAFIIIFSLLLGGMVGVISKSGGTQGIVEKLAVYAKDARGGQIATWLMGVLIFFDDYANSLIVGNTMRPLADKLRISREKLSYLVDSTAAPVSNIAIISTWIGYEVSLMSQAFKTHGIDRNAYITFIETIPYNFYPLFSLFLGLLVAIMMRDFGPMYTAEKRARTTGEVLGATANPLADLGGAELMADESTPKRWYNALIPVAAVILTVGIGLFATGWNSGLEGLAQQLAEEGKTLADAGWIHKTSAIIGAANSFSVLMWASFIGGLVAIVLAMSQRLLTLQQSLDAWLGGIKSMMLACIILTSAWAIGSICGDLFTADYVVSLTKQFLSPEWLPLLIFLSAAVIAFATGTSWGTMAILMPIAIPLAHKFPMEVPGIDEAHATALLLCVTGAVLAGATFGDHCSPISDTTILSSMASGSDHIDHVRTQLPYALTAGAVACIFGYIPVGFGMNHWLTLPFGAIAVWALVRFYGKSTA, via the coding sequence ATGCTATTACGCCACCACGTCCGCCGATTAGTAACGATTTGTATTGTTGCACTCTTCACCGCAGTTATCAGCACAACAGCAGCGGCGCAGGAAACGACTTTCGATGCAAAGTTACCCCGCATTGCACTGGCGGATATCGCATTTACAGTGGAAATCCAGCCGGCGCTGACCGCCTATTTCAACAGCGATTCGGCGGGAATTCCCTACCAAATCAGCCTTTCGGACGGCACAGTACTGGCCAGCGGAAACGCGCAGTTGTTGCCGGATGCGCCGGGAAACATCAGCATCGCAGATGTCATAATTCCCGAGAGCGGTGCAAAAAAACTGCAGATTCGCTTTGGCGATTCCGTGCAGGAGAAATCGCTGCGGGTGCTGCCGCCGGTGCTGAGCATCTTGCCGCCTTTGCTGGCGATTGTGCTGGCACTGGTCACCCGACAGGTGATTGTCGCGCTGTTTTTCGGCGTGTGGCTGGGTGTGACGTTTGTGTACGATTTTTCCGTTTTCAGCGGATTTTTGCACACGCTGGATGAATATATCGTGAACGCAGTGGCGAATCCCGATCACGCGTTTATCATTATTTTTAGCCTGCTGCTTGGCGGGATGGTCGGTGTGATCAGCAAATCCGGCGGCACGCAGGGTATTGTCGAAAAACTGGCTGTTTACGCAAAAGATGCCCGTGGCGGGCAAATTGCGACATGGCTGATGGGCGTGCTGATCTTTTTCGACGATTACGCCAACAGCCTGATTGTCGGCAACACAATGCGCCCATTGGCGGACAAGTTGCGCATTTCGCGGGAAAAACTGTCGTATCTGGTCGATTCGACCGCAGCACCGGTGTCGAATATCGCCATTATCTCCACCTGGATCGGTTACGAAGTGAGCCTGATGAGCCAGGCATTCAAAACCCACGGCATCGACCGGAACGCGTATATCACGTTTATCGAAACGATTCCGTATAATTTTTATCCGCTGTTTTCCCTGTTTTTGGGATTGCTGGTAGCGATAATGATGCGCGATTTCGGCCCAATGTACACAGCCGAAAAACGCGCCCGAACCACCGGCGAAGTGCTCGGCGCTACCGCCAACCCACTGGCAGATTTGGGCGGTGCAGAGCTGATGGCGGATGAAAGCACCCCAAAACGCTGGTACAACGCGCTCATTCCGGTGGCAGCGGTAATCCTCACCGTGGGCATCGGGCTGTTTGCCACAGGCTGGAACAGCGGGCTGGAAGGGCTGGCCCAACAATTGGCAGAGGAAGGCAAAACCCTCGCCGATGCCGGATGGATTCACAAAACCAGCGCGATTATCGGTGCGGCAAATTCGTTTTCCGTACTGATGTGGGCATCGTTTATCGGTGGATTGGTAGCAATTGTTCTGGCGATGAGTCAACGCCTGCTAACGTTGCAGCAATCGCTGGACGCATGGCTCGGCGGCATCAAATCGATGATGCTGGCATGTATCATCCTCACCTCTGCATGGGCGATTGGCAGTATTTGCGGCGACCTGTTCACTGCCGACTATGTGGTTAGTCTCACCAAACAATTCCTTTCGCCGGAGTGGCTGCCGCTGCTCATTTTTCTCAGCGCTGCGGTAATAGCGTTTGCCACCGGCACATCGTGGGGAACGATGGCGATTCTCATGCCGATCGCCATTCCGTTGGCACACAAATTCCCGATGGAAGTACCCGGCATCGACGAAGCGCATGCCACGGCGCTGCTGCTTTGTGTGACCGGCGCGGTGCTGGCCGGCGCAACCTTTGGCGACCACTGTTCGCCAATTTCCGATACCACCATTTTATCTTCGATGGCTTCCGGATCGGATCACATCGACCATGTGCGCACCCAATTGCCATACGCGCTCACCGCCGGCGCTGTGGCCTGCATTTTCGGCTACATTCCAGTTGGCTTCGGGATGAACCACTGGCTGACACTGCCGTTCGGCGCGATTGCGGTTTGGGCGCTGGTACGATTTTACGGCAAATCGACAGCCTGA